Genomic segment of Xanthomonas sp. DAR 35659:
ACTGGTCGCGCTTGTCGTCGTAGATCAGCACCGAGAAGAAGATCAGCGTCTGCACGGTGTTGAGGTTGTGCACCTCGGCGCTGCGTCCGTCCGGGGCGATCGCGGTGCGCTCGATCTGCCCGCGGGCGTCGGAATTGAGCACCGCCCTGATCTTGAAATGGTGCGAGACCTCCTTGTCCAGGCGATAGATCAGCTTGACCGGTGTTTGCCCCTTGCCGACGGTGATCACGTCCGGCGAGAAACTGTAGAAGTAGCGCCCATGTCCGGCGTTGCCGCCGAACACGACGTGGGCGGCGGTCAGGGTGATGTCGACGATGGCCGTCATGACTTGGTGTTCTCCTTGGGTGGCGGGTCATAGAGAGCGACGAAGCCCGGATGGCGGTAGCCCGCCAGAGACAGCCATGCGAGCGCCTGCGACACGGTCTGGCGCTGGCCCAGATGGACCTGCGCGCGTATCCACGGATCCAGCAACGTCTTGTCGCGCGAGCCGGCCGCGCGCGCATCGAGCAACTGCACAACGCGTTCCCATTCCTCGCGCGCCTCGGCCTGCGCGCCGGCGGCGGCCAGGCGTTCGCCGCGCCACACCCGCGCGTGCGCCAGCGCCGACAGGCCGAGCAGGTCGTCGGGCATCGCCCGGTGCAGGGCCTCCAGCCGCGCGACGATGCGCGCGCTGCGTTCGTGCTCCGCGCGCGCGCCCAGCGGCTGGTTCTGCGCGATGCGCAGCGCGATGACCGCATCCAGCCATTGCCATTCCGGCAGCGGCTGCGCCTGCAGCAGCGGCGCCAGCGCACGCTGCGCCTGCGACAGCTGCCGCAGCGCCGCCTCGTGCTGTCCGCGCAAGGTGGCGACCCAGCCCGCCTGCGCATAGGCGTGGGCCAGGTCGCGGCGCCAGGTGCGGTTGTCCGGCTGCGTCGCGACCAGGGCCGACAGCATCGCCACGCTGCGTTGCGCATCGGCCTGCGCGTCCTGCAGATGCCCGCGCGCCAGCGCCAGATTGGAGGTGCGCAGCAACGAGGTGGCCCAGCGGCGGCGCCAGGCATCGGCATCCGGCTCGCGTTGCACCAGCGCCTGCAGCATCGCCACCTGTTCGCGATAGCCCTGCTCGGCGGCCGCCAGCGCGCCATGGGATTCCTGCGCCGAACTCAGCCAGGACAGGCTGTCGACCAGTTCGTAGCGCACCGCGGCGTTGTCCGGGGCCTGCGCCAGCACCTGCCGCTTCAACGCCACCGAGCGCGCGAACAGCGCGATCGCCGCCTCGTGCCGGCCTTCGCTGCGCGCCAGGCTGCCGAGATTGTTGAGCGCATAGGAGACTTCCAGTTGCCAGCGCGGCTCCCGCGGCGCGCGCCGGGTCAGTTGTTCGGCGGTCGCCAGGTAGGACGTCCAGTACCGCCGCGCCTGCGCCGGATGCTTCTGCTGATAGGCGAGATAGCCCAGCCAGTACGCCGACAGGCCGGTCTCGGCCAAGGCGTCCAGCGAGGCCGGCGTCCCGGCGCTGGCCTGGCGCGCGGTCGCTGCCGAGCGCGCGAACGCGGCCTGCGCCTCGGCCAGGTTGCCCTGGTTCATCAGCACCTCGCCGGCGGTACGCAGGGCGCGCGCATGGTTGAGCAGCTCGGCCGCGCCCATGCTGGTGCTGGGCAGCCGCTCCAGATAGGCCAGGGCGCGGCTGCCGACGCTGTCGAGCAGCTTCAGGTTGCCGGTGGTGCGCAACTGATCGGCCAGGTCGCCGAGCATGTAGCCGACCAGTTGCTGCGCTTCGTCGCGGCGCTGCTCGGCGATCCGTTGCGCCTGCCGCGCCTGCCAACCGAGCAGCATCGACGCGCTGGCCAGCGCCGCCAGCATGCCGGCGGCGCCGCTGTACAGCCAGCGCCGGCGGTCGCGTTGGCGCTCGCTGGCGCGCAGGAAGGCGAGGTCGGTGGCGTCGAGATCGTGCGCCAGCCGTTTGGCCGCCTCGCGCGCCTCGCTCAACGGACGCCCGCTGTTGAGCAGGTGATCGGCGCGCCGGCCTTCGGCCGTCCATCGCTGCGCGGCCTGTCGCAGGCGGTTGCGCGCCTGCAGCAGGCGCCGGTTCTCGTGGATCCAGTCGGCCGCGCGCGGCCACTGCCGCAGCAGGGCTTCGTGGGCGACCGCGAAGCCGGGCCCGCCGACCGCCAGTTCGCTGACGAACAATCGCGCCTGCACGAACGCCTCGGCCATCGCGCGCGCCGCCGGCTCGGCCTGCAGCGCGGACCATGGCACGCGCCGCGAGGTCACCGCGGCGCTGTCCGGATGGATCACGCACAGGCGCGCCAGCACGCTGCCCAGCGAGGCCTGTGCCGGTTCCGCCAGCGCGCGGAACGCCTGCTCGGCATGGTGCGCCAAGGCGCCTTCCAGCCCGCCCAGCGCGCGATACGCGGCGAAGGTGAGCACGCCGTCGGCGGTGCGCCGCTCGTGCAAGGCGTGCAGCGTGTGCTGCAACAACGGCAAGGCGTCGGGCTGGCCGGCGGTGGCGTCGCGCAGCACGTCGTCCAGGCGCCCGGCGCTGTCGCCGTCTTCCTGGAAGCGCAAGCCGGCCATCGCCGCGGGGATGCGGATGATCTGGCCGATCTCGCCGGCGCGCGGCGCCAGCAGATCGACGTGGCCATCGCCACGCTTGAGTTCGGCGACGCCGGGCAGCGACTCGATCAGGCGCGGATAGAAATCGCTGCGGGTCAGCACCAGCACCGCGACCTGGGGCGCGGTGCACAGGGCGCGCAGCGCGGCGTCGAGCGCGGTGCGGTCGGCATCGCCGATGCCGGGCGAGGCCACCGTGGTCTCGGCGTGGTCGATCACCAGCAGCAGGTGGCGGTCGGCCGGCGCGCCGCTGCGCGCCGGCGGGCATTGCCGGATGGCTTCGGCGATGGCCGCGTGCAGGGCCGGCGGATGCTGCAGCCAGGCGGGAAGGGATCCCAGTTGCGCGGGGGAAAACACCGCGCGGGCGTTCGGTGCCCACTGCGCCAGCGCTTGCGCGAGCAGGTCCAGCACGTCGTCGCCGTGGCACATGGCCAGGTTGCAGTACGCCACCGCCAGCGCCTCCAGCCCGTCGAGGCCGCCGGGCTGGCACAGCAGCGGCACCACCCCGGCGCGCAGCAACGAGGTCTTGCCGCAGCCGCTGGCCCCGGACACCAGCACCAGCCCGCGCCGGCTCTGCAACTGCGCGCGCAGCGAGGCCATGATCTGGGCGATGGCGTGGCTGCGGCCGAAGAACACCTCGGCGTGCGCCGGATCGAACGGCTGCAGGCCGACGTAGGGATTGCCCTGTCCCCAATGGCGCGTACCGGGCAGCGTGCCGCGGTAGTCGTCGGGAAAGCTCACCTTCGGCAGCAGCCGATAGCCGCGCTTGCGGATGGTCTCGATGTAACGCGGCTGGCGGCTGTCGTCGCCCAGGCGCCGGCGCAGCTGGGCGATGGTCTTGTGCACCGGGTTGTCGCCGTAGAAGCTGCCGTGCCAGACCTCGATCAGCAACTGCTCGGCGCTGACCACCTCGCCGGCGCGCTCGGCCAGGGCGACCAGCACTTCCATCATGCGCGGCTCCAGCGCGATGTCCGCCCCCGCCTCGATCACCACCAGCCGCTCCGGCTCCACCAACAGCGGCCCGAGCCGAAACCTCGGCACGGCGCCGAGCTGGGTCACCCGCTCGCTTCGCTGCGACATCGCTGAGGGCCTCGGTCCGCGCCGCAGAGGCCATGCCCGCAGGATGACGGACACGATGTCCGCCAGGCCCCCCTGCCGTCGCCAGGCGCGCGTGGCGACGCAAGATCATGTTCCATCGCCCCGCCCGGTTTCATCGACTGCGTCCAGCTTCGTGCGCACGGATGTAGACAGAGTGGGCGCGCGCGCGGCATCGGCCGTGCCGGCGGCGGTGCGCGGACGCGTCCATACGTAGGCGTGTGCAGGCCGCGCCGCTTCATCAACCACGCCGCAGACATTAAGATGCCGCGGGGCATCCAGCCGAGAGGACATCACGTTGATCATCCACCCGAAAGTTCGCGGTTTCATCTGCACCACCACGCATCCGCTCGGTTGCGAGCGCAACGTGCTCGAGCAGATCGCCGCCACGCGCGCGCGCGGCGTACGCGGCGACGGCCCGAAGAAGGTGCTGGTGATCGGCGCGTCCAGCGGCTACGGCCTGGCCTCGCGCATCACCGCCGCGTTCGGTTTCGGCGCCGACACGCTCGGCGTGTTCTTCGAAAAGCCCGGCAGCGAGAAGAAGGCCGGCACCGCCGGCTGGTACAACGCCGCCGCGTTCGACAAGCACGCCAAGGCCGCCGGCCTGTACAGCAAGTCGATCAACGGCGATGCGTTCTCCGACGAGGCGCGCGCCAAGGTGGTCGACCTGATCAAGACCGAGATGGGCGGCCAGGTCGACCTGGTGGTGTATTCGCTGGCCTCGCCGGTGCGCAAGCTGCCGAGCACCGGCGAAGTGAAGCGCTCGGCACTCAAGCCGATCGGCCAGACCTACACCGCCACCGCGATCGACACCAACAAGGACGCGATCATCGAGGCCTCGATCGAGCCGGCCACCGAGCAGGAGATCGAAGACACCATCACCGTGATGGGCGGGCAGGACTGGGAACTGTGGATCGACGCGCTGGAGCGCGCCGGCGTGCTCGCGCCGGGCGCGCGCACCGTCGCCTTCAGCTACATCGGCACCGAGATCACCTGGCCGATCTACTGGCACGGCGCGCTGGGCAAGGCCAAGGTCGATCTGGACCAGACCGCGCAGCGCCTGCACGCGCGCCTGCAGCGCGACGGCGGCGCGGCCAACGTGGCGGTGCTCAAGTCGGTGGTGACCCAGGCCAGCGCGGCGATCCCGGTGATGCCGCTGTACATCTCCATGGTCTACAAGATCATGAAGGAGAAGGGCCTGCATGAAGGCACCATCGAGCAGGCCGACCGCCTGTTCCGCGAGCGCCTGTACCGCGTGGACAGCCAGGCGGCCGAGGTGGACGACGAGAACCGCCTGCGCCTGGACGACTGGGAACTGCGCGACGACGTGCAGGACGCCTGCAAGGCGCTATGGCCGCAGGTGACCACCGAGAACCTGTTCCAGCTCACCGACTACGCCGGCTACAAGCACGAGTTCCTCAAGCTGTTCGGCTTCGAGCGCAAGGACGTGGACTACGACGCCGACGTCGATCCGGACGTGAAGTTCGATTGCATCGAGCTGTAGAGAGCCGGGATTGGGGAATCGGGAATCGGGAATGGAGAGGCGGCCGGCAGCGATGCCGGCCGTTTTTCCTGGTGGTTCGCGTCGCGACTGACGTCGCTCCCACAAGGGCTCGGTCGTCGCGGAAGCTGCGTGCATCGCTCCTGTGGGAGCGACGTCAGTCGCGCTGCGGGAACCTCAGGCCGCCGCCATCGCGCGCGCAGTGCAGGTGCTTAGGAACAAGCCGCCTGCGCTCCGACGCCGCTTGCAGCGCAGGCGACAACGCGAGAAGTGGTGATTGGCGAGGGACCGGTGCCGCGATTCTGTGCGTGTCTTGGCATCGCGGCGATTTCATTTTCCGGTCGCGGCTGAAGCCGCTCCTACACCAGCGCGGCGCCCGCTTTCCTGTAGGAGCGGCTTCAGCCGCGACAGAACAACGACACGCCAGCACCCTCGGCCAGCGCGCAACCCCACCGCAACCGACGCTCTTGCCAATCCCCATTCCCCAATCCCCATTCCCCGCCCCTCACCGCTTCACATCGAACCGCGACGTCCCCACGCAGGCCTGCACCTCATCCGCCGCCAGCGGATGGAAATCGCCCGGCACCGAATGCTTCAGGCAGCCGGCGGCCAGGCCGAAGCGGATCGTCGCGGTGTCGTCCCAGCCCTGGCTGAGGCCATGCAGCACGCCGGCGGCGAACGCGTCGCCGCCGCCGATGCGGTCGACGATGCCGGTCAGTTCCTCGACCGGCGCCTGCGCCACGCCGCCATCGCGGCGCAGCAGCATCGCGCCCAGGCTGTGATGATCCACGCGGTGCGCCACGCGCTGGGTGCAGGCCATCGCCTGCAACTGCGGGAACGCGGCGAAGGCGTCGCGCGCGCCGGCTTCCACCCGCGCCTGCGCGCTGTCCTGCGGGTACTGATGGCCCAGCACCACGCCCAGGTCGCGGTAGTCGGCGAACAGCACGTCGGCCTGCGCCAGCAACTGGCGCAGGATGCCCGGCGCATCGCCGTTCCACGCCTCCCACAGCTTGGGCCGGTAGTTGCCGTCGAACGACACGCGCACGCCGAGCGCGCGCGCGCTGCGTGCCGCCGCCAGCGCCGCCGCCGCGCCCTGCTCGCCCAGCGCCGGGGTCACCCCGGACAAATGCAGCCAGTCCGCGCCGCGCAGCAGCGCCGGCCAGTCGTAGGCATCGGCGCCGGCCAGCGCGAAGGCCGAGCCGGCGCGGTCGTAGGTCACCTCGCTGGGGCGATGGCCGGCGCCGGTCGTGAGGAAGTACAGGCCCATGCGCCCGGGCACGAAGCGTACGCCGCGGGTGTCCACGCCGTGCCGGCGCAGCTCGCCGGCCGCGGCCGCGCCGAGCGGGTTGTCCGGCAGCACGCTGACCATCGCCACGTCGTGGCCGAAATGCGCCAGCGACACGCCGACGTTGGCCTCGGCGCCGCCCACGTGCACCTCCAGCCGCGGCGATTGCAGCAAACGCTCGTGGCCGGGCGCACCCAGGCGCAGCAGCAGTTCGCCGAAGCAGACGATGCGGGAGGCGGTCATGACGATGGGAGTCCTTGGTGGAAAGGAAAGGGCGCCCAGCATGCCGGGGAACGGCGCCCACGGCCAGTGTGGTGACCATCGGTGTCATTTTTCCGGCCCAACGACCCGCCGCATCGCCTGCAACGACCGCATTCCCGCGCCCTTCGCATGCAAAACGCCCCGCAATTCCGGGATGCGATCTGCTGCGCTGCAAGATGCCGCGATGTTTCCCAACTGTTAAGGTCGGTTTTGACCAGCGGTGTCATCCGCGGCGAAACCGAACACCAACGCAGTTCATGGACCCTTGGGAGGGGAGACATGCAATCTCGTACCGAACGCCGGAAGACACCGGTTACCTTGCTCGCGCTGTCCATCGGCCTGGCGCTCCAGGCCGGCGCGCTGCAGGCGCAGGACGCGCCCGCGCAGGCGCCCGCCACCGCCTCCGCCGATGCCACCACCGAACTCGACACCATCGTCGTCACCGGCTACCGCGCCAGCGTGGAGAAGGCGCTGGACATCAAGCGCGCCGAGAAGGGCATGGTCGACGCCATCGTCGCCGAGGACGTGGGCAAGTTCCCCGACACCAACCTGGCCGAATCGTTGCAGCGCATCCCCGGCGTGGTCATCACCCGCGACGCCGGCGAAGGCCGCAACATCTCGGTACGCGGCCTCGGCCCGGACTTCACCCGCGTGCGCATCAACGGCATGGAAGCGCTGACCACGGTCGGCGCCAGCGACCAGAGCGGCGGCACCAACCGCGGCCGCGGCTTCGACTTCAACGTGTTCGCCTCGGACCTGTTCACCCAGATGGTGGTGCGCAAGACCGCCTCGGCCGACGTCGAGGAGGGCTCGCTGGGCGCGACCGTCGACCTGCGCACCGCGCGTCCGTTCGACTACGACAGCTTCACCTTCGCCGCCAACGGCCAGGCCACCTACAACGGCATGTCGCAGAAGGCCGATCCGCGCATCGCTGCGCTCATCGCCAACACCTGGGCCGACGGCACCTTCGGCGCGTTGATGTCGGTGGCCTATTCCGAGCGCCAGGTGCTCGAGGAAGGCAGCGGCACCACGCGCTGGGCCAACGGCCCGAGCAACAACGGCTACAGCCCCACCTCGCCGTTCGCCGCCGCCAACAGCGCCAATGTGTTCAGCCCGCGCATCCCGCGCTACACGCAGATGGAGCACGAGCAGAAGCGCCTGGGCGTGACCGGCTCGCTGCAGTGGAAGCCCAGCGACAGCACCGAGTTCTCGCTGGACGGCCTGTATTCGAAGATCGACGCCAAGCGCTACGAGCACTACATCGAGGCGATCAGCTTCAGCCGCGGCCGCTCGCAGAACGGCAAGCCGGAGATGATCGTGCGCGACGGCTACGTCGATCCGGCCTCCGGCGCGTTGCTGTACGGCCGCTTCGACAACGTCGACGTGCGCTCGGAAAATCGCTACGACGAGTGGAACACGGTCTTCAAGCAGCTCACCCTGAGCGGCGAGCATCGCTTCAGCGACACCTTCAAGATCACCGGCGAAGTCGGCTCGTCCAGTTCCAAGCACCGGAACCCGATCCAGACCACGGTGATCATGGACAAGAACAACGTCGCCGGCTACAGCTACGATTACCGCGACAGCTTGACGTCGCCGGTATTCAACTACGGCATCGACCCGACCGCCGCCAACGGCTGGACGCTGGCCGAAGTGCGCATGCGCCCGCAGGCGGCCAACAACGACTTCGACACCGGCTCGTTGAATTTCGAGTGGAACCTGGGCCCGAACTTCACCCTCAAGGGCGGCGTGCTGGCCAAGAACTACGGCTTCGACACCAAGGAGTTCCGCCGCGCCAACGAGACCTCGGTGCCGACCTTCGCCACCGGCAACCGCATCGTGCCGGTCGACCTGGTCGCGCAGGCCGGGCTGAAGGGCATCGGCGGCGCGCCGTCGAACTGGGCGGTGCCGGACCTCAACGGCATCGCCGACGCGCTCGGCATCTACAGCGGCACCGGCACCTGGACCCTGGCCGAGCGCGCGGTCAACACCCGCAGCGTGGAAGAGAAGGACCGCGGCGCCTGGTTGATGGGCGACTTCGGCTTCGACATCGGTTCGATCCCGTTCTCCGGCAACATCGGCGTGCGCTACGTGAAGACCAACCAGTCGTCCACCGGCTACGCCCTGGTCGGCCCGAACCTGATCAACACCACCGTCGAGCGCGACTATCACGACACCCTGCCGTCGTTGAACCTGGTCGCCGAGATCAGCCCGGACTTCCTGATCCGCTTCGGCGCCGCCAAGGTGATGACGCGGCCCGGCCTGGGCAGCCTGACCCCGGGCGTGACGGTCGCCGTCGCCGGCGGCGCGCGCACCGTCAGCGGCGGCAACCCGAACCTGGACCCGATCCGCGCCAAGACCGCCGACCTCGGCTTCGAGTGGTACCTGCAGGAAGGCGCGATGCTGGGCCTGGCGCTGTTCTACAAGGACATCGACAGCTTCGTGCAGACGGCGCGCACCATCGCCCCGTACTCCAGCAGCGGCCTGCCGGTCAGCCTGCTCGATGGCACCGGCGCGGCGGCCAGCGACGACTTCGTCTTCAGCGTGCCGCTCAACACCCCGGGCGGCAAGCTGAAGGGTGCCGAGTTCAACTACGTCCAGCCCTTCACCTTCCTGCCGGGCAAGTGGGCCAACTTCGGCACGCAGTTGAACTACACCTACGTGCAGTCGAAGATCCAGTACGTCACCGGCACCGGCGCGCTGTCGTTCAACACCGACCTCACCGGCCTGTCGAAGAATTCGTACAACGCCACGCTGTTCTACGAAGGCGAGCGCTTCAGCGGTCGCGTGTCGCTGACCCACCGCGACGGCTACCTGACCCAGGTGCCGGCAACGGAAAGCGGCTTCGACATGCACGGCATGCGCGGCACCAATGTCGTGGATGCCAAGCTGACCTACAAGATCGACGAGAAGATCGACATCAGCCTGGAAGGGTCGAACCTGACCAACGTGCCGTACTACGAGTGGGTGCAGACCAGCGCGACCGGCGCGCAACTGCCGCTGACCTACAGCGAGACCGGCCGCCAGTACGCGATCGGGGTGCGTTACAAGTTCTGAGGGTTGCGTTCGCCGGTGCCGCGCCGCGGCATCGGCGACGCCCCGGCGCCTGCATACTTGCGGGCCGGGGAGGGAGATCGACGCGCGCCGTCGCGGTGCGCGCCGATCGCAAAGGAGCGAGATGAAACAGGCAATTCGCCGTGGCGCCGTCGCCGCATACGATCCATCCGCCCCCTGTAGGAGCGGCTTCAGCCGCGACAGAACCCCACCGCCCCACGCCATCGCGCCACCCACGCGATACTCCACACGCACAGCTCAAAAGCTCCCCAACATCGGCGAGCGCCTCCTGGCCTACGGCCTGGTCCTGCTTTCCTGCCTGGCATTGCCGGCCTTCGCCGCACCCGCACCTAGCACCGCCCCCGAACTCCTGTTCCGCGTCTCCGCCGACCACGGCTTCGACGCCGACATCGCCCAAGGCGATGCCACGCCCAACTTCCGTGACAAGGTCGCCCTCGTGCCCACCGGCGTGAAGGGCAACGCGATCGAATGGGCCGACGATGGCGTGCTCGCCTGGAACGCGCCTGGCAACCTCTACACCCAGCGCGGCACGCTGTCCTTCTTCTGGCGTTCGCGCTATCCCGTGGGCGAAGCCCCGTTCGTGATTTTCCGCGTCGGCTACGCCGACCACAGCAGCTGGGACATGGCCTGGCTGCGCATCGACTGGAACGGCCACGGCTTCGATGCCTTCGTCACCGACGCCAACCTGGCGCGCACCCGCGTCTCCTTCACCCTCGACAAGCACCCGGCGCCCAGCGCCTGGACCCACCTCGCCTTCGCCTGGGACGAAACCCGCGGCGTGCGCTTGTACGTGGACGGCAAGGAAGCCGCGCGCGCCGAGTGCGCGCAGGCCTGCGCTAACGGCGGCTCGCTCGACTTCGATGCCGCACTCGACCAGCTCGGCCTGGCCGGGCGGGTGATGGCCCCGCACCAGGTGCAGAGCCGCTACAACTTCCTGCGCGGCAGCGACTTCGACGAACTCCGCGTCTACGACCGCATGCTCGACAGCGCCGGCGTCGCCGCCTTGGCCAAGTTGCAGGAACCGCGCAGCGCCGAACCATTGCGCGACGATGCCGCGCGCAACGCCTGGCTGCACCGCTACGGCTGGGACCACGGCCGCGCACCGCCCGTGCTGGACGCGCCGTCCATCCGCATCCGCAAGGTCGAATTCGCCGACGCCAAGGACCTCAAGCAGTGGATGTGGAAGGCCACCGACGGCATCGCCGAGACCACCTGGCCCGGCGTCTACAACCGCTCGCGCCTGCCCGGCCGCAACGACTACTTCCAGCTGCCGGACTGGAACGTCTACGTCGAAGGCGGCAAGGCACTGGACCTGGCGCTGCCGGACGAACCGTTCAACCGCATCGAACTGCGCGGCGCCGCCTACGGCGAGGCCAGCTACGCTGCCGCCGGCGCAACGCCCGCGCCGCTGTTCCAGCGCAGCCAGGGCACCGTGCGCAGCGTCGACCAGTTCGAGCGCCGCCGCGGCGGCCACCTGCGCTTCACCAACACCGCGCAGGAAACCCCGATCCAGGAAATCTGGGCCTACGACGTCAGCGCCGGCGCCGCGCCATCGAATCCCAGCGCCACCCTCAGCTACACCGTGCGCAGCGACATCGCGCCGGACTATGCCAACCTCGCCGCGCTGCGCAGTTATATCGACGGCCGCTACCCGCCGGCCGAACGCAGCACCGTGATCGCGCTGCCGAGCAAGGCGCCGGCGCGCAAGCGCGGCGACGAAAAACCCGCCGCGCCATCGCTGCCGATCGTGCACGTGCTGATCCCCTCCAGCCTCGGCGACGCCCCGCCGGACCAACCGTTGATGCGCAGCTGGTCCTACGGCTGGGAGAACATGCACGACGGCCTGGACGGCATCGCCATCGACCTGCCGGCGCTGAACCTGCCGGCCACCCACGACGGCCTGATCCCGCTCAACATCCGCGTCAAGGATCCGATCTGGCCGGCGCGCGACATGCTCGACGTCTCGGTATCGGTGAAACCCGGCCAGGCGCGCACGCTGTGGCTGGACCTGCGCGACCGCATCCTGAGCAACGATAGCCTGATGCTCAGCATCGCCTCCGCCGCGCCCGGTTTCCACGCGCGCGCGCTGGACGGCGCGCAGCTGCGCCTGCTGTTCAAGCCGCGCGACCAGGCCAAGGCCGAACACATCGCCGACCGCTTCAACCAGGTCAAGGACAACTGGGGCTTCCTGGTCGAGGAACACACCACCTCCAAGCGCCAGCGGCTGTACGCGCGCCTGGATGCCGACATCAACGACCTGCTGCGCGTGGACCCGGACAACGCCCTCGGCCGCGAATACTGGAACGACATCAGCTACGGCAACCAGGGCGCGCTGCCGGTGGACCTGCCCACCCCGCCCAAGGGCGTGCCGGCCTGGGCGTTCTGGCAACTGGAAGACCTCAAGGCCACGCGCCGCTACATCAACTGGTGGATCGACCAGCGCCAGGTGGCCTACGGCGATTTCGGCGGCGGCATCTCCGACGATTCCGACCTCACCCAGCAATGGCCCGGCGTGGCCCTGATGGGCGTGGACCCGGACAAACTCAACGCCTCGCTGACCGCGCTGTCCGACTCCAACTACCGCAACGGCATGTTCACCGACGGCCTCTCCACCATCGAGACCGACGAACTGCATTCGTACGAGGAAGGCATCAACATCAACAGCGCCATGCTCTACCTCAACTGGGGCGACCCATTGACGGTGGAACGGCTGATGCGCACGGTGAAGGCCTTCGACCGCATCATCCAGGTCAACCCGCAGGGCCACCTGCTGTTCGCCAGCAACTGGTTCGGCGGGCGCAAGGTCTACCGCGAGCCGAACTGGCAGTGGCAAAAACCCTATTCGTTCCCCATCCTGCACCCCGCGCTGCTGCTGGGCGGCTACAACGCCGACCCCAACAGCCGCCGCATCGTCACCGGCCTGGCCGATGGCTACCTCGCCCACGCCTACACCGACGCCAAGGGCCAGTGGGCGCTGCCCAACGAGATCAACTGGAAAACCGGCAAGACCCGCGGCGGCAACCTGTTCGAAGGCAGCGGCGGCGCCGACACCCTGCACACCTTCTGGGCCGCCTACCGCTGGACCGGCCAGGCGCGCTACCTCAAGCCCATCGACTACCGCGTGGCCAACGCCGGCCCCAACGGCCTGTCGCTGCTCAACGAAAACTTCCTCGACGTGCTCGGCAAGCGCGACAGCTGGGGTGCCGACCTCGCCAAGGCCGCGGCCGACGCGGACGCCAACGACACCCCGGACTTCGCCAATCACGTCGCCTGGGAACAAAGCGGCGACCCGCGCTG
This window contains:
- a CDS encoding winged helix-turn-helix domain-containing protein; translated protein: MSQRSERVTQLGAVPRFRLGPLLVEPERLVVIEAGADIALEPRMMEVLVALAERAGEVVSAEQLLIEVWHGSFYGDNPVHKTIAQLRRRLGDDSRQPRYIETIRKRGYRLLPKVSFPDDYRGTLPGTRHWGQGNPYVGLQPFDPAHAEVFFGRSHAIAQIMASLRAQLQSRRGLVLVSGASGCGKTSLLRAGVVPLLCQPGGLDGLEALAVAYCNLAMCHGDDVLDLLAQALAQWAPNARAVFSPAQLGSLPAWLQHPPALHAAIAEAIRQCPPARSGAPADRHLLLVIDHAETTVASPGIGDADRTALDAALRALCTAPQVAVLVLTRSDFYPRLIESLPGVAELKRGDGHVDLLAPRAGEIGQIIRIPAAMAGLRFQEDGDSAGRLDDVLRDATAGQPDALPLLQHTLHALHERRTADGVLTFAAYRALGGLEGALAHHAEQAFRALAEPAQASLGSVLARLCVIHPDSAAVTSRRVPWSALQAEPAARAMAEAFVQARLFVSELAVGGPGFAVAHEALLRQWPRAADWIHENRRLLQARNRLRQAAQRWTAEGRRADHLLNSGRPLSEAREAAKRLAHDLDATDLAFLRASERQRDRRRWLYSGAAGMLAALASASMLLGWQARQAQRIAEQRRDEAQQLVGYMLGDLADQLRTTGNLKLLDSVGSRALAYLERLPSTSMGAAELLNHARALRTAGEVLMNQGNLAEAQAAFARSAATARQASAGTPASLDALAETGLSAYWLGYLAYQQKHPAQARRYWTSYLATAEQLTRRAPREPRWQLEVSYALNNLGSLARSEGRHEAAIALFARSVALKRQVLAQAPDNAAVRYELVDSLSWLSSAQESHGALAAAEQGYREQVAMLQALVQREPDADAWRRRWATSLLRTSNLALARGHLQDAQADAQRSVAMLSALVATQPDNRTWRRDLAHAYAQAGWVATLRGQHEAALRQLSQAQRALAPLLQAQPLPEWQWLDAVIALRIAQNQPLGARAEHERSARIVARLEALHRAMPDDLLGLSALAHARVWRGERLAAAGAQAEAREEWERVVQLLDARAAGSRDKTLLDPWIRAQVHLGQRQTVSQALAWLSLAGYRHPGFVALYDPPPKENTKS
- the fabV gene encoding enoyl-ACP reductase FabV, which encodes MIIHPKVRGFICTTTHPLGCERNVLEQIAATRARGVRGDGPKKVLVIGASSGYGLASRITAAFGFGADTLGVFFEKPGSEKKAGTAGWYNAAAFDKHAKAAGLYSKSINGDAFSDEARAKVVDLIKTEMGGQVDLVVYSLASPVRKLPSTGEVKRSALKPIGQTYTATAIDTNKDAIIEASIEPATEQEIEDTITVMGGQDWELWIDALERAGVLAPGARTVAFSYIGTEITWPIYWHGALGKAKVDLDQTAQRLHARLQRDGGAANVAVLKSVVTQASAAIPVMPLYISMVYKIMKEKGLHEGTIEQADRLFRERLYRVDSQAAEVDDENRLRLDDWELRDDVQDACKALWPQVTTENLFQLTDYAGYKHEFLKLFGFERKDVDYDADVDPDVKFDCIEL
- a CDS encoding PfkB family carbohydrate kinase translates to MTASRIVCFGELLLRLGAPGHERLLQSPRLEVHVGGAEANVGVSLAHFGHDVAMVSVLPDNPLGAAAAGELRRHGVDTRGVRFVPGRMGLYFLTTGAGHRPSEVTYDRAGSAFALAGADAYDWPALLRGADWLHLSGVTPALGEQGAAAALAAARSARALGVRVSFDGNYRPKLWEAWNGDAPGILRQLLAQADVLFADYRDLGVVLGHQYPQDSAQARVEAGARDAFAAFPQLQAMACTQRVAHRVDHHSLGAMLLRRDGGVAQAPVEELTGIVDRIGGGDAFAAGVLHGLSQGWDDTATIRFGLAAGCLKHSVPGDFHPLAADEVQACVGTSRFDVKR
- a CDS encoding TonB-dependent receptor, producing MQSRTERRKTPVTLLALSIGLALQAGALQAQDAPAQAPATASADATTELDTIVVTGYRASVEKALDIKRAEKGMVDAIVAEDVGKFPDTNLAESLQRIPGVVITRDAGEGRNISVRGLGPDFTRVRINGMEALTTVGASDQSGGTNRGRGFDFNVFASDLFTQMVVRKTASADVEEGSLGATVDLRTARPFDYDSFTFAANGQATYNGMSQKADPRIAALIANTWADGTFGALMSVAYSERQVLEEGSGTTRWANGPSNNGYSPTSPFAAANSANVFSPRIPRYTQMEHEQKRLGVTGSLQWKPSDSTEFSLDGLYSKIDAKRYEHYIEAISFSRGRSQNGKPEMIVRDGYVDPASGALLYGRFDNVDVRSENRYDEWNTVFKQLTLSGEHRFSDTFKITGEVGSSSSKHRNPIQTTVIMDKNNVAGYSYDYRDSLTSPVFNYGIDPTAANGWTLAEVRMRPQAANNDFDTGSLNFEWNLGPNFTLKGGVLAKNYGFDTKEFRRANETSVPTFATGNRIVPVDLVAQAGLKGIGGAPSNWAVPDLNGIADALGIYSGTGTWTLAERAVNTRSVEEKDRGAWLMGDFGFDIGSIPFSGNIGVRYVKTNQSSTGYALVGPNLINTTVERDYHDTLPSLNLVAEISPDFLIRFGAAKVMTRPGLGSLTPGVTVAVAGGARTVSGGNPNLDPIRAKTADLGFEWYLQEGAMLGLALFYKDIDSFVQTARTIAPYSSSGLPVSLLDGTGAAASDDFVFSVPLNTPGGKLKGAEFNYVQPFTFLPGKWANFGTQLNYTYVQSKIQYVTGTGALSFNTDLTGLSKNSYNATLFYEGERFSGRVSLTHRDGYLTQVPATESGFDMHGMRGTNVVDAKLTYKIDEKIDISLEGSNLTNVPYYEWVQTSATGAQLPLTYSETGRQYAIGVRYKF